The DNA sequence GGCACGTTCGACCCGATTCATCGCGGACATCTCGCCGTGGCGCGCGCCGCGCGCGAGCAGTTCGAGCTGGGAAAAGTGCTGTTCGTTCCAACCGGCGCGCCGCCGCACAAACAGCGCAACCTGGCGCCGTTCGAGCATCGCTACGCCATGGTGGCGCTGGCCACGCAGGGCGAGAAGGCGTTCGTCCCATCGCTGCTGGAAGCGCCGCAGCACGAGATGAACGACGTGGCGCCCGCGCGCTCCCCGGGACACGCGCCCTCGCACTCGCCGCGCCGCAAGGGCCATCACGATCACGCCGTAGCCGCCGGCAGCAGTTCCGCGGCGGCGTATTCCATCGACACGGTGCGCCGCCTCAAGCAGCAGCTCCGCAAGGCCGACAAGCTCTACTTCCTCATTGGCATCGACGCGTTTCTCGACATCGCCACCTGGCGCCGTCCCGAGGAACTATTGCGCGAGGTGGAGTTCATCATCGCCTCGCGCCCCGGCTCATCGCTGGCCGACGTGGCCGCAGCCCTCCCCGAATCGCTGCGCCCCAGCGCCGCCGCCCGCAAGCCGTTCCACAACCAGCCCGCGCAGGGATCCATCGTGCTCCCCGGCGCCACCCTGCACCTGCTCGACACCGTGCACGAAGACGTCTCCGCTACCGCCATCCGCGCCGCCGCCCAGGGCAAGCGTCCGCTGGAAAAGTACGTCGGCCCTGCCGTCGCCGGCTACATCAAAAAGCAGGGGCTTTACCTCTAGCACTGCCGAATTGCAGAAGTGCCGATTTGCCGAATTGACGGGCACTGCAAAGTGCTTCCAATTCGGCAATTCCGCAGTTCGGCAATTCCGCAATCAGGCGTCGCCGCTCGCAGCACGGCGGCGCAAACCAAGGTAAGATGTGTGCGAGGAGATACAAGGACCCCCCCGACCGAATGAATTCCCTCCGCCTTCCCCAGCCAGCCACCGACGCCCGCGCCGGCGTCCTCCAGGCCGTGCAGGCCTGCGAAGCCAAGAAAGCCGCCGACATCGCCCTTCTCGAGCTGGAAAAGGGCTCGAGCGCCTTTACCGACTATTTCGTTGTCTGCTCGGGCAGCAACCCCAGGCAGATTCAAGCCATCTCCGATGAGGTAGAGCAGCAACTCTCCTCGGCCGGGTTCCGCCCGACCCACGTGGAAGGCTACCGCCAGGCCGATTGGGTGCTGCTCGATTACGTGGACTTCGTGGTCCACATCTTTTCCGAGAGCGCTCGCAAGTTCTACGACCTGGAGCGGCTATGGAAATCGGCAAAACGGGTCAGCGCAGCCGACTTGGCGGCCCCGCCCATGATGGCGCGGCCAGCGCGCCGCGCCGCGCCTCAGCGTCGCGCGGCCGGCTCATCCGCTGGCCGGGCCGCGACGCGGAAGACGGCCAGCCGGAAACCTCGCCCGCAGTCGAGAACGAACTCCAGACAGGGCCGCAAGCCGAAGCGCCGCCGCTAGGACCCGGCGCCGCCCTTCCCGCCCTGTTTGCCCGCTACGTCGCCGCCGACCCGGTCTCCCTGCGCCTGCTCGATCATCTTCGGGAGATTCCGGAAAGCGCCGCCGTTCTGATCTGCGGTGAAAGCGGCGCCGGCAAGCAGACCATCGCCGCCCTCGTCCAATGCCTCAGCAGCCGCCGCCACCAGCCCCTGCTTCACCTGGACTGCGCCGCCCTGCCCGTCGAGGCCCTGGAAGTCGAACTCTTCGGCGCCATCACCCCCAGCCCCCTGCCTGCCCATGGCGCCGCCGCTGCGCCGGAACCCAGGCTGCGCCAGGGATGCCTGCAGATGGCCGGTGATGGCGCGGTCGTGCTGCACCAGATCGCGGCCCTGCCCATGCCGGCGCAGGCGCGCCTGGCGCGCGCGCTGGAAGAGCGCCAGTTTTCGCCCAACCGGTCGGAGCTCAAGGTGCCGCTGGCCGCGCGCCTCTTCGCGCTCACCTCGGCGGACCTGGAGCATGCGCTGGCGCGCCGCGCCTTCCGCGAGGACCTGTACTTCTCGCTCAACCCGCCCGGCCTGAGCGTCCCGCCGCTGCGCACCCGCCCGGGCGACATCGCCCCCCTGGCGCGCCACTTCGCCGCCCTGCTCACAGAAGTCCATCACCGCCCGCGCCTCCATATCGCGCCGGAAGCCCTGCTGGCGCTGGGCGCTTACAGCTTCCCCGGCAACGTGCGCGAGCTGCGCGACATCATGGAGCGCGCCGTGCTCCACGCCCAGGGCGCCTCCATCACGCCGCAGGACTTGCCCTCGCACCTCCGCTTCGCCTCACGCGAGGGCCGCAAGATGTCGCTGCAGGAGCTGGAGAGCGCCTACATTGCCGAGGTCCTCGAGTTCACCCACGGCCGCAAGACCATGGCGGCCGGCATCCTCGGCATCAGCCGCAAAACGCTGCTCGAAAAACGCAAACGCTACGGCCTCCGTTAGCCGCGCACTCGGCGCTTTTCCATGGCTGCTGCCCGGCAGCTCCCGTAGTACTACGGTTGTCGTTCTCTCCGCCCAAGGCATCCAAATATCCCGGCTGGCCGCCCATTTCCAGTGCAGTCAGGGCGCGGCCCGCCCCAGCTTAGCTGCTCACCACCAACGGCGTGAGGTCCCGCATGGACCCTTCACACAAGGGGCCCGATGACGGCATCGCCGGCACCGGCCCGCGCGAAAAGAACTTTCGAGCGCTTGTCGAAAACGCCCCCGAGGTCCTGGCCCTCCTTGGCCCCGCCGGAATCATTCTGTACGTCAGCCCTCATACCGAAAAAATACTGGGGCATCGTCCCGCGGACGTAAAAGGACGCAACATCTTCGAGTTCATTCACCCCGAAGACGCTCCCCGCGCCGCTCAGGAGTATTCCCATACGGTCCAGCACGCCGGCGAGCGCGTGCCGTCGGTGCTCAGGTTGCGCCACCGCGCCGGCGGATGGGTCCCGTTCGAGATCGTCGCCAACAATTGCCTGCACGACCCCAGGATTCGCGCCGTCATCTTTGTCGCCCGCGATCTCCGCTACCGCAAGGAGATTGTGGCCGCCATTCGCCGCTCCAACGCCGACGTGGAAGCCGAAGCCGCCAGGCGCACCACCGAGCTGGCCAGGATCAACGCCGAGCTTCGCATCGAGAACCAGGCCCGCCGCCAGGTCGAAGACCGCCTGCAGCAGACCGTCTCCGTGCTGAACGCAACCCTGGACTCCACCGCCGACGGCATCCTGGTCGTTTCCAACGAAGGCAAGGTGACCAGCTGCAACAGGAAGTTCATCGAGATGTGGCGCCTGGGTGGTGAAGCTTCCGTTGGCCGTGATGACGACGCCTTGCTGGCCGAAGTCCTCAACCAGTTGCAGAGCCCGAACGAATTTCTGCAACGGGTCCGTGAGCTCTATTCCGACCCGGCGGCCACCAGCTACGACGTGCTCCACTTCAAGGACGGCCGCATCTTCGAGCGCTATTCGCAGCCGCAGCGCATCAACGGCCGCATCACCGGCCGCGTGTGGAGCTTCCGCGACGTCACCCGCGCCCGCAACCTGGAACTCGACCTGCGCCAGTCGCAGAAGATGGAGGCCGTGGGCCGCCTCGCCGGCGGCATCGCGCATGACTTCAACAACGTCCTCATGCTCATCTCCGGTTACGTCAACCAGCTCAAGGAGAATCCTTCCTCCGAGGAACGCCAAGCCATCGCCGGCCAGATACTGGCGGCCACGCGCCGCGCCGCCTCCGTCACCAAGCAGCTGCTGGCATTCAGCCGCAAGCAGCCGGAAGCGCCCGCGGTGGCCGACCTGAACCTCATCGTCCTCAACATGGAGCGCATGCTCGAGCGCTTGCTCTCCGACCAGATCCAGCTCCAGGTTTCCGTCGCCCACGACCAGTTGCCCATCTTCGCCGATGTCTCCCAGGTCGAAATGATGATCATGAATCTGGCGGTCAATGCGCAGGACGCCATGCCCGAGGGCGGGCGGCTTTCCATCGCCACTTCCAGCTACGGGGCGCGCGTCGCCCAGGAAAGCGGCGAAACCACGCGCGACTACGCCGTTCTCGAGGTCAGCGACACCGGCTACGGCATGACGCCCGAGGTGCAGGCG is a window from the Terriglobales bacterium genome containing:
- a CDS encoding nicotinate-nicotinamide nucleotide adenylyltransferase — encoded protein: MNIALFGGTFDPIHRGHLAVARAAREQFELGKVLFVPTGAPPHKQRNLAPFEHRYAMVALATQGEKAFVPSLLEAPQHEMNDVAPARSPGHAPSHSPRRKGHHDHAVAAGSSSAAAYSIDTVRRLKQQLRKADKLYFLIGIDAFLDIATWRRPEELLREVEFIIASRPGSSLADVAAALPESLRPSAAARKPFHNQPAQGSIVLPGATLHLLDTVHEDVSATAIRAAAQGKRPLEKYVGPAVAGYIKKQGLYL
- a CDS encoding sigma 54-interacting transcriptional regulator, whose protein sequence is MCGESGAGKQTIAALVQCLSSRRHQPLLHLDCAALPVEALEVELFGAITPSPLPAHGAAAAPEPRLRQGCLQMAGDGAVVLHQIAALPMPAQARLARALEERQFSPNRSELKVPLAARLFALTSADLEHALARRAFREDLYFSLNPPGLSVPPLRTRPGDIAPLARHFAALLTEVHHRPRLHIAPEALLALGAYSFPGNVRELRDIMERAVLHAQGASITPQDLPSHLRFASREGRKMSLQELESAYIAEVLEFTHGRKTMAAGILGISRKTLLEKRKRYGLR
- a CDS encoding PAS domain S-box protein produces the protein MDPSHKGPDDGIAGTGPREKNFRALVENAPEVLALLGPAGIILYVSPHTEKILGHRPADVKGRNIFEFIHPEDAPRAAQEYSHTVQHAGERVPSVLRLRHRAGGWVPFEIVANNCLHDPRIRAVIFVARDLRYRKEIVAAIRRSNADVEAEAARRTTELARINAELRIENQARRQVEDRLQQTVSVLNATLDSTADGILVVSNEGKVTSCNRKFIEMWRLGGEASVGRDDDALLAEVLNQLQSPNEFLQRVRELYSDPAATSYDVLHFKDGRIFERYSQPQRINGRITGRVWSFRDVTRARNLELDLRQSQKMEAVGRLAGGIAHDFNNVLMLISGYVNQLKENPSSEERQAIAGQILAATRRAASVTKQLLAFSRKQPEAPAVADLNLIVLNMERMLERLLSDQIQLQVSVAHDQLPIFADVSQVEMMIMNLAVNAQDAMPEGGRLSIATSSYGARVAQESGETTRDYAVLEVSDTGYGMTPEVQARIFEPFFTTKQLGRGTGLGLSTVLGIAERAGGRVEVHSELNRGTTFRVFLPRVQAAPATPFASSSLAAPGGGNETILLAEDESGIRAMTRAYLESLGYSVLEAADGSEAVARSIEYGGPIHLVLTDLLMPGLRGDAVVKAIRAYRPGIKALYMSGYAEPGLAETGNILYKPFDFPELGRRLRLALDARPAGDRHGMDPAAD
- the rsfS gene encoding ribosome silencing factor is translated as MNSLRLPQPATDARAGVLQAVQACEAKKAADIALLELEKGSSAFTDYFVVCSGSNPRQIQAISDEVEQQLSSAGFRPTHVEGYRQADWVLLDYVDFVVHIFSESARKFYDLERLWKSAKRVSAADLAAPPMMARPARRAAPQRRAAGSSAGRAATRKTASRKPRPQSRTNSRQGRKPKRRR